The genome window ATAGTTACACCTCCACCTGCGTTTTGTCGAACGCCCGTTCCATTGTCTCAGCAACCTCCAAGAAGAGGTCGCGCTCGACTTGCTGGTCGTTCGCGTCCTCCCATTCGAAAATATCGCAGCCGTTGTCCCACGCGCGCTGTATCGCTACCCGCATTGGAAGCTTGAAGATCGGCGCTAATGACGCATATGACTCGTCAAATGCCTCCAGGAACTTCTGTGACTGACCATCGTCTCTGTACATGTTTGCCAGCAGCCCCACGATCGCAATCTCAATCTGCTGGTTCTCCTCGATTGATTCCAGCTGGTCCCAGAGATCGTCTAGGGCATCTCGTGATGTGGCTTGGGTTTGTGCGGCCAGGAACACGTTTTGCGCCGCGATGAACGCTGCATCCGTCAGGACCGAGAGATCAGGGGGGCAGTCGATCAAAATAAAATCGTAGTCGTAGCCGTCGTCGACCAACTCTTCGAGAGCAACTTTCAACGAGAGACGAGCGCCCGCGTCGTCCATCCAATCCCGGGCAAGCCCCATGTCCTTGTGGCTCGGTACGAGATCGAAATTCAGGTGTTCGTAATCGTCGCTGTGGATCATGATTTCTGAAAGAGTCGTGTCGTCCGTGCGCGGATTGTCGACTAGAACGTCGAGAAGATTTGCATCATCCGTAGCGAGCGTATTTGGAAGGTCGTTCTTCGGGCTTGATGGATCGTTGTCATCGCCCGGACCCAGTCCAAGCCCTTTCGTCATGTCGGCCTGTGGGTCCATATCGATTGCAAGAACATCGTGATCTCGTGAGGCCAGTGCCGCGGCACTGTTGATTGTCGCCGTTGTCTTTCCCGTTCCGCCTTTCTGATTACCCACGGCGATCGTAGGAATGCCAGTCGATGGTGTGACGCCCCATCCAAGAGGAGACTCGGTCATGGTTCGATCATTGATTCAATGACTCATAAATCTTCGTCAGACATCTAATGCCGCTCTTGAATTGCTAAAGTGCCGTATCCCGGGGTATATGCCTCTAATAGCCGATTATGGTGTTATATTTGCTGTAAATCAGTGAATCTATGATTCATTGACTCAAAGCATTCTGGAATCATTACTTTGCCGGTTCCTCGGGGAATGGAACTGATTACTGGCAGTTACTGAATCAGTGATTCAGCACTTCTCACAATAAAAGATTCATTGAATCATTATCTCTTGGATTCAATGATTCATTGATTCAGTGCTTCAAGTATTCGTTAACTCGGCGATTCTCTATGATTCATTGAATACGGGAATCAATTACTCAATAACTCTTTGATTCACTGATTCCATGATTAATAGGTTCTGTGACTCACTGATCTATGCTACCTCGAACTCGAACCAGTAGATCCTGGCGAAACTGACGCGGTTGAGGTCGAGAGCGAGTTTGGGGCGGAGTGGTTCTGGTCGACTTCCGGGACACCAACGTCCTCCTTGCCAGTGCCGCCGATAAATCACTAGGGATAGAGACAGTCAGCAAGATCTTCATCGGGACGAAGGAAGGACACAATCTCTGCAGTGATATCGAACCGCGTCGGGAATGCGTCCGCCGCTGAAATCTGCTCATCAATTTCATCGATGTCCATTACTGGTTTTGATCGCTCGGTTTCGAATCCCATCCACCCGTACTGTAACAGCAAGAAAATCGCGTTATCTGCATCTACACCACCCCTTATGAGTTTCTTTGCTGGACAGTTTCCGGTCTCACCGATAATATTGAAGCCATTTTCGAAATACGCGATGTCGGCACGGCTGTTCGAGTCCTGCCGTTCGAAACACGTGTACATTACGTCCCGGTTGATAACTCGCTACTCCTTCTGCTCCCACTCATCAAGCGGACGAGCAACATCGTGCCCGAGCTCGTAGAGAAAATCCGCAAGTACAACCTTCAACCGTATGTGATTGAAACTCTCGTTTGAACTCTGGTCGTGGATCTGGATCCCGTGTTTCTGGGCCGTTGTTTCGTACTGAATCGCGTACGCCTCCAAATCACCAGACTCGAGGACTGCCGAGATATCGATGGTCTCCCGTTTGCTCCCCCGGTTGTGGGACGTGAAGGCGTTACTCGCTCGTTCCGGACTTAATCGGGCAAACGAGACGTTCTCAGCTGTCATCGTCCTCGGTCGCGGTTTGTTCGTCGATTTTCTCGAACGCGTCACTCGCGACTTCCGCCTGCTCGCTAGCCTTAATGTGACTGTACATTTTTGATGTAGTGGACGGATCTTCGTGGCGGAGCGCACGTTGAGCCGCCGAAGCACCCTCTGCCCGATAGAGGGCCTCGCCAGCACCGCGGCGCGCTCCGTGTGGTTTCAAGTACTCGTGCTCACCCTCGACAGAGATTTCACCCTCTTTGCAGAGTCGGCGGAAGATATTCCGAACGGTCTCAGTAGTGATCGATGGCGGGGGAATCTCATACCGACGTAGAACTGCGTCTGGACCGTCTGCCTCGAGTTCGGCCTCCAAGCTATCTACGCGATTACCAAGCTCCGTACGCGCACAGTCGTATAACGACGGCGCGTGCTGCGTCGGAAACACAGGCCACTCCTCCGTCGGTGGGTTGAGAGCCTTGCGATACTGCTCTATGGCCGAGCGGGCCTGACTTGGTAACTGTACCTCCTCACCGGCTGTCTGACTCTTTCCCAGCACTCGAACCACACCGGCTTCGGGATCCACGTCCGCCCATGTGACACCTGTCCGGCGCGAATCATTAGGATCACGGAGAAGTTCAGCGCTCCGCGCGCCAGAGTACGCGAACAGGTAGACGAGCGCTCGGTCCCGCGCTTCCTCTATAGCGTTGCTCCCTTGCTCCGTAATCGCGTTGTGCGCACGCTTATCCACGTACTGAACGAAGGCCGTTCGCTCCTGCGGACTCCAGAACTGCTGGCGATTACC of Natranaeroarchaeum aerophilus contains these proteins:
- a CDS encoding ParA family protein — encoded protein: MTESPLGWGVTPSTGIPTIAVGNQKGGTGKTTATINSAAALASRDHDVLAIDMDPQADMTKGLGLGPGDDNDPSSPKNDLPNTLATDDANLLDVLVDNPRTDDTTLSEIMIHSDDYEHLNFDLVPSHKDMGLARDWMDDAGARLSLKVALEELVDDGYDYDFILIDCPPDLSVLTDAAFIAAQNVFLAAQTQATSRDALDDLWDQLESIEENQQIEIAIVGLLANMYRDDGQSQKFLEAFDESYASLAPIFKLPMRVAIQRAWDNGCDIFEWEDANDQQVERDLFLEVAETMERAFDKTQVEV
- a CDS encoding tyrosine-type recombinase/integrase, with the protein product MPERQPTDTEAHKSLEKAVKEWVQKKAKPGGGGNYAREADRVLTAFINWTPDSVETVSDVSRHTMMQYAEYLHRRTDTRVADQDNEAGITGRTAQQYYALVRAFFTYCVKWGYREENPAEHKPALEELPDASLGANGNRQQFWSPQERTAFVQYVDKRAHNAITEQGSNAIEEARDRALVYLFAYSGARSAELLRDPNDSRRTGVTWADVDPEAGVVRVLGKSQTAGEEVQLPSQARSAIEQYRKALNPPTEEWPVFPTQHAPSLYDCARTELGNRVDSLEAELEADGPDAVLRRYEIPPPSITTETVRNIFRRLCKEGEISVEGEHEYLKPHGARRGAGEALYRAEGASAAQRALRHEDPSTTSKMYSHIKASEQAEVASDAFEKIDEQTATEDDDS